The Glycine soja cultivar W05 chromosome 8, ASM419377v2, whole genome shotgun sequence genome has a window encoding:
- the LOC114421942 gene encoding probable mannitol dehydrogenase → MANELPVKAFGWAASDTSGTLAPFHFSRRENGVDDVTLKILFCGVCHSDLHTLKNDWGFTTYPVVPGHEIVGVVTEVGNNVKNFKVGDKVGVGVIVESCKECENCQQDLENYCPRPVFTYNSPYYDGTRTQGGYSNIVVVHQRYVLRFPENLPLDAGAPLLCAGITVYSPMKYYGMTEPGKHLGVAGLGGLGHVAIKLAKAFGLKVTVISSSPNKQAEAIDRLGADFFLVSSDPAKMKAALGTMDYIIDTISAVHSLIPLLGLLKLNGKLVTVGLPNKPLELPIFPLVAGRKLIGGSNFGGLKETQEMLDFCGKHNITADIELIKMDQINTAMERLSRADVKYRFVIDVASSFSSF, encoded by the exons atggCAAATGAACTACCCGTCAAAGCTTTTGGTTGGGCTGCTTCAGACACTTCTGGCACCCTTGCCCCTTTTCATTTCTCCAGaag GGAAAATGGCGTCGATGACGTCACTCTCAAGATTCTCTTCTGCGGGGTTTGCCACTCTGATCTCCACACTCTCAAAAACGACTGGGGTTTCACCACCTACCCTGTCGTTCCTGG GCATGAAATTGTTGGTGTTGTGACAGAAGTTGGAAACAATGTGAAAAACTTCAAAGTGGGTGATAAAGTTGGAGTTGGTGTGATAGTGGAGTCTTGCAAGGAATGTGAAAATTGCCAACAGGATCTGGAGAATTACTGTCCCCGCCCTGTGTTTACCTATAACTCTCCTTATTATGATGGGACACGAACCCAAGGTGGTTATTCTAACATTGTGGTCGTGCACCAGCGTTATGTGCTCCGGTTTCCTGAGAACTTGCCCCTTGATGCTGGTGCTCCTCTGCTGTGTGCTGGGATAACTGTGTATAGCCCAATGAAATATTATGGGATGACAGAGCCAGGCAAACATTTGGGAGTGGCAGGGCTTGGTGGGTTAGGCCATGTTGCAATCAAACTTGCTAAGGCTTTTGGGCTCAAAGTTACTGTCATTAGTAGTTCTCCAAACAAGCAAGCTGAGGCCATTGACCGACTCGGGGCTGATTTTTTCCTTGTTTCATCAGACCCTGCAAAAATGAAG GCTGCTTTGGGAACCATGGACTATATCATAGACACAATTTCTGCTGTTCATTCCTTGATTCCACTGCTTGGTCTGCTGAAGCTGAATGGGAAGCTAGTTACTGTAGGGTTGCCTAACAAACCCCTTGAGCTTCCTATCTTTCCTTTAGTTGCAG GACGAAAGCTTATAGGGGGGAGCAACTTTGGAGGGCTGAAAGAAACTCAGGAAATGCTTGATTTCTGCGGAAAGCACAACATAACTGCAGATATTGAGCTGATTAAGATGGATCAGATCAACACAGCCATGGAAAGGCTTAGCAGAGCTGATGTGAAATATCGCTTTGTGATTGATGTGGCGAGCTCTTTCTCAAGTTTTTAG
- the LOC114422709 gene encoding WD repeat domain-containing protein 83-like: MSVEDLPGKEVNVLKGHEGGVLAARFNGDGNYVLSCGKDRTIRLWNPHRGIHIKTYKSHAREVRDVHVTQDNSKLCSCGGDRQIFYWDVATGRVIRKFRGHDGEVNGVKFNEYSSVVVSAGYDQSLRAWDCRSHSTEPIQIIDTFADSVMSVCLTKTEIIGGSVDGTVRTFDIRIGRETSDNLGQPVNCVSMSNDGNCILAGCLDSTLRLLDRSTGELLQEYKGHTNKSYKLDCCLTNTDAHVTGVSEDGFIYFWDLVDASVVSRFKAHTSVVTSVSYHPKENCMVTSSVDGTIRVWKT; the protein is encoded by the exons atgaGCGTGGAAGATCTTCCTGGGAAAGAGGTAAACGTGCTGAAGGGTCACGAGGGTGGCGTGTTAGCCGCGAGGTTCAACGGCGATGGCAATTATGTTCTGAGTTGCGGCAAAGACCGTACCATACGCCTTTGGAATCCTCACCGTGGCATCCATATCAAGACCTATAAATCCCACGCTCGCGAAGTCCGCGATGTCCACGTCACAca GGACAACTCCAAGCTATGTTCCTGTGGTGGAGATCGACAAATATTTTATTGGGACGTTGCAACTGGACGtgtaattaggaaatttcgtgGCCATGATGGTGAG GTAAATGGTGTCAAATTCAATGAGTATTCATCTGTTGTAGTCTCTGCTGGCTATGATCAATCATTGCGTGCTTGGGACTGCAGATCCCACAGCACAGAGCCAATTCAG ATTATTGACACATTTGCGGATAGTGTGATGTCTGTTTGTTTAACAAAAACTGAAATTATTGGAGGAAGTGTTGATGGAACTGTTCGAACATTTGACATTCGTATTGGCAG AGAAACATCTGATAATTTAGGGCAACCTGTCAACTGTGTATCAATGTCAAATGATGGTAACTGCATTCTAGCCGGTTGCTTAGACTCTACATTGCGTCTTTTGGACAG GTCGACAGGTGAACTGTTACAAGAATATAAAGGACACACTAATAAG TCTTACAAATTGGATTGCTGCCTTACCAATACGGATGCTCATGTAACTGGTGTCTCTGAGGATGGCTTCATTTATTTCTGGGATCTTGTAGATGCATCtgttgtttcaagattcaaggctCATACCTCAGTG GTAACAAGTGTTAGTTATCATCCAAAGGAAAACTGCATGGTAACTTCTTCTGTGGATGGCACCATTAGAGTATGGAAgacataa
- the LOC114421943 gene encoding probable mediator of RNA polymerase II transcription subunit 26c, with the protein MDSEDFRSILESAGVDVWALMDAAIAVASADHAHELKRRRDGIVERLYAASSPPPLCRNCDAGDGGEIRTQSSPSAEEEKDPYGGLFDDEQRKILDIKEQLEDPHQSEDSLVELLQNLADMDITFQALEETDIGRHVNRLRKHSSNDVKRLVKLLVRKWKEIVDEWVKLKAPGEPGTAVMADEDSPQQRILQNGHRQIPDFAYSPNPHYGSFGSERNNIEAERKPKAIPRKEAPSKPSPSVTTPAPPTQNRQRESNFDPDRFASARKRLQENYKDAANAKKQRTIQVMDLHELPKPKNAFLGKNKGGTGQGRHW; encoded by the exons ATGGATTCGGAGGATTTCCGATCCATTCTGGAGAGCGCGGGCGTGGACGTTTGGGCCCTCATGGACGCGGCCATCGCGGTGGCCTCCGCCGACCACGCTCACGAGTTGAAGCGCCGGAGAGATGGAATCGTTGAGCGCCTTTACGCGGCCAGTTCACCGCCGCCGCTGTGTCGGAACTGCGACGCCGGCGACGGGGGAGAAATCAGGACGCAGAGCAGTCCCTCCGCGGAGGAGGAAAAGGATCCCTACGGAGGCTTGTTCGACGACGAGCAACGGAAGATTCTAGACATTAAAGAGCAACTCGAAGACCCTCACCAG TCCGAAGATTCGTTGGTGGAGTTGTTGCAGAATCTAGCAGACATGGATATTACATTTCAAGCGTTAGAA GAGACTGACATTGGGAGGCACGTGAATCGGTTGCGGAAGCATTCGTCTAATGATGTTAAGAGATTGGTCAAGTTACTCGTCAG gaagtggaaggaaattgtagatGAATGGGTGAAGTTGAAGGCCCCGGGAGAACCGGGTACTGCTGTCATGG CTGATGAGGACTCGCCTCAGCAGAGAATCCTACAAAATGGGCATCGTCAG ATTCCTGATTTTGCATACTCACCAAATCCACACT ATGGGAGTTTTGGGTCAGAGCGCAACAATATTGAAGCAGAACGAAAACCAAAAGCAATTCCTCGCAAAGAAGCTCCTTCAAAACCATCGCCATCAGTCACTACTCCTGCTCCTCCTACTCAAAAC AGACAGAGAGAAAGCAATTTTGACCCGGATAGATTTGCTTCAGCCAGAAAACGGCTTCAAGAGAACTACAAAGATGCTGCAAATG CCAAAAAGCAAAGAACGATTCAAGTGATGGATCTCCATGAGTTACCAAAACCCAAGAATGCCTTCCTTGGAAAAAACAAAGGCGGCACTGGTCAGGGAAGGCACTGGTGA